The segment GAGACTACATATTTGTATGATGCATGATCTGATGTGCTTCCACCATTAATCATTCGGCAATCATATTGGTCATTAATATATAGTTCGTAATGGCTATGCTGATGAGATGTGGATTCAACTTCCGGCTCATCGTCCCAATCTATATTTAGTGTTAATACACTTGCATTACTGTATTGTCGTAAGGACGTTAGAGTATAGAAACGCTCCCCTTTCACGACTGATTTCAGAATTGCAATGTGTTGTCTAAATCCGGCTGGTTCAATCATTGGTTTAAATTGTTTTTCATTCATCATACTTGAGAATAAGGAGTTTAGGAAATCTTCATAGAGTTCAAAGGCTTCTGACCATTTAGAAATATACTCCAACGGAGGAAATCCTGGATTATTATCCGAGACCTCCTTTCTCTTCTTGATCAAAGAGCAAATTTCTTTATCGATATCCATAATTCGTTCATCATAATGCTCTGTTGGGCGTTCAAATGGCATTCGTATCATTTTTATCCTCCTCACAGCTCCATTAATTATTTCATCACCATATTTTAACATATAATGGTTTAAGTCAACACAAAAAAACCTCCTAATAAGTATAGTTTGCACCATACATAATTAGGAGGTTTCGGAAACCGCAATCCACGCTTACTTAATGCACGGTTTGCAACGTCAGATTCAATAGAATTAATCACTATCATATTGTATTATATTGTTAATATTATATTTGGAGGGGCGTATCACTATATGACTGATGGATTAATTGCTAGAATTGAACAACTAATACAACAAGGTCAAGAAGCTAAAAACAAAGACCTTCGCGATATTTCATATGGAGGTGGTTACATAACTGGTGAGTCTTATGAACTGTGGATATCAAGTTGTTTGCTCTTCCTTGACAGGTACTACAAAAATAATCCTCTTTATGGAAAGTTCACCAAAGCTGCCAATAAAGCACCTGGAAACGGTACTGAACATTTTGACACAATGATGGGAGTACTAAAAGCCCTTCATTCAACCCCAGATTTAGCATCGGAAACAAATACATCTATTGTCGCAGCAAATTATGATAAAATTTTCATAAGTCATTCGTCAAAAGACCTAGTCTACGTGGAGCAGATCATACAACTCCTAAACGATATAGGTATTCCAAAAAAAAGCGAAAACATCTTCTGCAGTTCCTTTGAAGGATATTGTATACCTCTAGGAGAAGGGATATATGAGTATCTTAAAGGTCAGTTTAATCAAAACATAATGGTGCTGTTTATTCTTTCAGATAATTATTACGCTAGTGTACCTTGCCTTAATGAAATGGGAGCTACATGGATAACCGCCAGAGATTATCACTCAATTCT is part of the Paenibacillus sp. FSL M7-0420 genome and harbors:
- a CDS encoding toll/interleukin-1 receptor domain-containing protein, which produces MTDGLIARIEQLIQQGQEAKNKDLRDISYGGGYITGESYELWISSCLLFLDRYYKNNPLYGKFTKAANKAPGNGTEHFDTMMGVLKALHSTPDLASETNTSIVAANYDKIFISHSSKDLVYVEQIIQLLNDIGIPKKSENIFCSSFEGYCIPLGEGIYEYLKGQFNQNIMVLFILSDNYYASVPCLNEMGATWITARDYHSILLPGFEYSSIVGAIDPTKICLRIDETQKLNSFKDKIIQKFNLTPLDGSIWENDRNKFVANIQQIALKNKPTDQQVRVEFIKGKPVADGKVEVEIRFINSSSIPVEISDLSFELVNEDGTVNSLQIIDSDPENTFSLYGIENRRELYKLNFNTNSFNIRKVTNANASFHYQTLY